Proteins co-encoded in one Christiangramia fulva genomic window:
- a CDS encoding sialate O-acetylesterase, producing the protein MSFFRKFSLLILLLIFGRTTLFAEIKLPSLVGDRMVLQQKSAVNLWGWAKPGEQIDVKLGWEKENLHTTADENGNWKFTVHTPAADGKAYDIVLKGENTIKLHDVLLGEVWLCSGQSNMFFPVGRQEGTWKTGVQNYQQEIEQADYPNIRLFTVGLDVSQHPEEDVKGSWKRCSPETVESFSAVSYFFGRNLKQELNVPIGLISTSWGGTKAEAWTSKKVLEENPDFLPILERYAEKEEKYYHDLASYYGAKQKEIANTDLEKPSKGERNKDPYVLYNAMLHPLINYTIKGAIWYQGESNAERAYQYRSLFPAMIENWRRDWQQGDFPFYFVQIAPHRSQNAEIREAQLMAFQNVKNTGMVVTTDIGNPTDIHPRDKQTVGKRLSLWALAQTYGKEKLVFSGPIYDHMEKRKNSIQIYFDHTGAGLVKKGKDLTEFEIAGSNQKFYPAKARIKGNTVIVSSPKVKDPVAVRFAWKDIPAPNLFNKEGLPASPFRTDDWPGNTYEKF; encoded by the coding sequence ATGTCGTTTTTTAGGAAGTTTTCATTACTCATCCTTTTACTCATTTTTGGCAGGACAACGCTCTTCGCTGAAATAAAATTGCCTTCCCTGGTAGGAGACCGTATGGTCCTACAACAGAAATCTGCTGTAAATCTTTGGGGCTGGGCAAAGCCGGGAGAGCAGATTGACGTTAAGCTTGGCTGGGAAAAAGAGAATTTGCATACTACGGCTGATGAAAACGGAAACTGGAAATTCACTGTCCATACTCCCGCTGCCGATGGCAAAGCCTATGATATTGTTCTAAAAGGGGAAAATACCATAAAGCTTCACGACGTCCTTCTAGGCGAGGTTTGGCTCTGTTCGGGCCAATCGAATATGTTTTTTCCTGTAGGAAGACAGGAAGGAACCTGGAAAACCGGGGTACAGAATTATCAACAAGAAATAGAACAGGCCGATTATCCGAATATACGATTATTCACAGTGGGTTTGGACGTTTCACAACATCCCGAAGAAGATGTAAAAGGTAGCTGGAAGCGCTGTTCTCCCGAAACGGTAGAGAGTTTTTCTGCCGTCTCTTATTTCTTCGGAAGAAATCTTAAACAGGAGTTGAATGTCCCCATTGGTCTGATCTCCACCTCCTGGGGTGGTACAAAAGCCGAAGCCTGGACATCTAAAAAAGTACTTGAAGAAAATCCAGACTTTCTACCAATCCTTGAGCGATATGCTGAAAAAGAGGAAAAGTATTATCACGATCTTGCCAGCTATTACGGTGCCAAACAAAAAGAAATAGCAAATACAGACCTGGAAAAGCCTTCTAAAGGTGAAAGGAATAAAGATCCCTATGTATTATACAATGCTATGCTCCATCCCTTGATCAATTACACTATAAAAGGAGCTATTTGGTACCAGGGAGAAAGCAACGCTGAAAGAGCCTATCAATACCGGAGTCTGTTCCCCGCTATGATTGAAAATTGGAGAAGGGATTGGCAGCAGGGAGATTTCCCCTTCTATTTTGTACAAATTGCACCTCACAGAAGTCAAAATGCGGAAATACGGGAAGCACAGTTGATGGCTTTCCAAAATGTAAAAAACACCGGAATGGTAGTAACAACTGATATAGGAAACCCAACTGATATCCACCCGAGAGATAAACAAACCGTGGGTAAAAGATTGAGCCTATGGGCCCTTGCCCAAACCTATGGAAAAGAGAAATTAGTGTTTTCCGGACCAATTTATGATCATATGGAAAAAAGAAAGAATTCTATCCAAATCTACTTTGACCATACAGGAGCTGGGCTGGTGAAAAAAGGGAAGGACTTAACTGAATTCGAGATTGCAGGAAGCAATCAGAAATTTTATCCTGCTAAAGCCCGAATTAAGGGCAACACAGTTATTGTTTCCTCTCCAAAAGTCAAAGATCCTGTAGCCGTTCGTTTTGCGTGGAAGGATATACCGGCACCTAATCTTTTCAATAAAGAAGGGCTACCAGCTTCCCCTTTCCGGACGGACGATTGGCCTGGTAATACATATGAAAAATTCTAA
- a CDS encoding (Fe-S)-binding protein has protein sequence MRVGLFIPCYIDQFFPEVGIATLQLLEKQGCEVVFPEKQTCCGQPMANTGMEQEGKKIYADLAELFSDCKYIVGPSPSCVNHIREHYDIIEQTEAIRHLRKNAYDLVEFLVDVLKIDHLDASFPYKVGLHRSCHGLRGMHLSKPSELMCDIPLKWEKVLGLVEGVELAKLNRSDECCGFGGTFAVAEEAVSVKMGKDRLADHLANGVEVLTSGDMSCLMHLQGIAGRQKSGPRIVHLANILNGDKL, from the coding sequence ATGAGAGTAGGACTTTTTATACCCTGTTATATAGATCAATTCTTCCCTGAAGTAGGAATTGCCACCCTTCAACTCCTTGAAAAGCAGGGTTGCGAAGTGGTTTTTCCTGAAAAGCAAACCTGTTGCGGGCAACCTATGGCCAATACAGGAATGGAACAGGAAGGCAAAAAAATCTATGCAGATCTGGCTGAACTTTTCAGCGACTGTAAATACATCGTGGGTCCTTCGCCGAGCTGTGTAAACCATATCAGGGAGCACTATGATATTATAGAGCAAACAGAAGCTATTCGGCACTTGAGAAAAAACGCTTATGATCTCGTGGAATTCCTTGTTGACGTTTTGAAGATTGATCATCTTGATGCGAGTTTTCCATACAAAGTAGGATTGCACAGAAGTTGTCATGGCCTGCGGGGAATGCATTTGTCCAAACCATCAGAACTTATGTGTGATATTCCGCTGAAATGGGAAAAAGTGTTGGGTTTGGTAGAAGGTGTGGAACTTGCCAAATTAAACCGCTCTGATGAATGCTGCGGTTTCGGCGGAACTTTTGCCGTGGCTGAAGAAGCAGTTTCAGTAAAAATGGGGAAAGACCGGCTGGCAGATCACCTCGCCAACGGAGTCGAAGTACTTACTTCAGGAGACATGTCTTGTCTGATGCATTTGCAGGGGATTGCCGGGAGGCAGAAAAGCGGCCCCAGGATCGTGCATCTTGCAAATATCTTAAATGGAGATAAATTATGA
- a CDS encoding FGGY-family carbohydrate kinase — protein sequence MAKKKVTAVFDIGKTNKKFFLFDKNYKEVFREYTQLPETKDEDGYPAEDLEHLQAWIEETFHKVLESEEFSVKSVNFSTYGASFVHIDHKGNALTPLYNYTKSIEKDVEEEFYNSYGGKLKIATETASPQCGFLNSGLQLYWLKKRRPEVFSKIKYSLHLPQYLSYLFTGIPVSEYTSIGCHTNLWDYEKEDYHEWVYEEGIDRILAPLVPTSASINTSYRDQKIKIGVGIHDSSSALLPYILSKKKPFLLLSTGTWSIALNPFNEENLKEEDIRNNCLNYLRIDGKRVKASRFFMGNEYRLQVQKLGDYYGKEYGYHRDVKFDQDLYLKLMRKPSIYFKFEGISLQRKELHKTDLKPFASFEEAYHQLMIELMELQIHTIKNAIGSTNIKTIYIDGGFTDNDVFMKLMACHFSQFMVLSTQSPLGSALGAAMVISNKKVDSTFLKENYRLKKLVPLLLKI from the coding sequence ATGGCCAAAAAGAAAGTCACAGCCGTTTTTGATATCGGAAAGACAAATAAAAAATTCTTCCTCTTTGATAAGAATTATAAAGAAGTTTTCCGGGAGTACACACAGCTGCCTGAAACCAAAGATGAGGATGGGTATCCTGCTGAAGATCTTGAGCATCTTCAGGCGTGGATAGAGGAGACTTTTCACAAAGTCCTGGAAAGCGAGGAATTCAGTGTGAAGTCGGTGAATTTTTCTACTTACGGAGCGAGTTTCGTCCATATTGACCACAAGGGCAACGCGCTCACTCCCCTTTATAATTACACGAAATCGATTGAGAAAGACGTTGAAGAAGAATTCTACAATAGCTACGGCGGAAAGCTTAAAATTGCTACCGAAACAGCCTCTCCGCAATGCGGGTTTCTAAATTCGGGACTGCAATTGTACTGGTTGAAGAAGAGAAGGCCTGAAGTTTTTAGCAAAATCAAGTATAGCCTGCATTTGCCTCAATACCTGTCTTATCTTTTCACCGGAATTCCGGTGAGTGAATATACCAGTATTGGCTGTCATACGAACCTGTGGGATTACGAAAAGGAAGATTATCATGAATGGGTTTATGAAGAGGGGATCGATAGGATCCTGGCGCCTCTTGTGCCTACTTCTGCCAGCATAAACACTTCTTATAGGGATCAGAAGATCAAAATTGGCGTAGGAATCCACGACAGTTCTTCCGCTTTATTGCCTTACATTCTGAGCAAAAAAAAGCCATTTTTACTGCTCTCTACCGGTACCTGGAGTATTGCCCTGAATCCCTTTAATGAGGAGAATCTCAAGGAAGAGGATATTAGGAACAATTGTCTTAATTACCTAAGGATCGACGGCAAACGGGTAAAAGCTTCCCGCTTCTTTATGGGAAATGAATACAGGCTTCAGGTGCAGAAGCTTGGCGATTACTACGGAAAAGAGTACGGGTATCACAGGGATGTGAAATTCGACCAGGACCTGTATCTTAAACTGATGAGGAAACCTTCCATCTATTTTAAGTTCGAAGGTATTTCCCTGCAAAGAAAAGAACTGCATAAGACCGATCTTAAGCCCTTTGCCTCTTTTGAAGAAGCTTATCATCAGCTGATGATCGAGCTGATGGAATTACAGATCCATACGATCAAGAATGCCATAGGAAGCACGAATATCAAAACCATATATATTGACGGCGGTTTTACCGATAATGATGTTTTTATGAAATTAATGGCCTGTCATTTTAGCCAATTCATGGTACTGTCTACACAGTCGCCACTGGGATCTGCGCTGGGTGCTGCTATGGTCATTTCCAACAAGAAGGTAGATTCCACTTTCCTGAAAGAAAATTACCGGTTGAAAAAACTGGTGCCCCTGTTATTGAAAATATGA
- a CDS encoding bifunctional aldolase/short-chain dehydrogenase — MEKTFQYVDYLWDEEKAASYGDDQVALFLYRSNILGADLRITNYGGGNTSCKTIEKDPLTNEDVEVMWVKGSGGDIGTLTREGIAGLYTERLRNLKNVYKGIEDEDRMVGLFNHCIYDLNSKAPSIDTPLHGLLPFKHIDHLHPDALIAVAAAKDSEKVTKEIWGDTMGWVPWQRPGFDLGLQLEKCLKENPGIKGIVLGSHGLFTWGDTSYECYVNSLEVIEQASEYIAKKVKEKGEVFGGQKIKSLSPAKRKDKAAELMPMLRGLASSENQMIGHFTDSDTVLQYINSNDLERLAPMGTSCPDHFLRTKIQPLILKLDASEDLSNTEEVLKKLNPAFDQYRKEYKEYYENCKHDNSPAMRDPNPVIIIYPGVGMFSFAKNKQTARVASEFYVNAINVMRGAEAISEYTSLPRQEAFDIEYWLLEEAKLQRMPAEKLLSRRVAIVTGAGGGIGKAIADKLVAEGANVVLTDVNEENLKEAVATYKRDQVDGVICDVTREESIVEAYKKANLAFGGVDMVIHSAGLAISKPLEETTQKDWDLLQDVLVKGQFLMAQKGVEIMKKQGLGGDIVNIASKNGLVAGPNNVGYGTAKAAQQHMTRLLAAELGGDHIRVNTVNPDGVIVGSKIWEGEWAEGRAKAYGITVDELPAHYAKRNLLNEIIYPDDIAQAVFCLTGCLTKSTGNIINVDGGMANAFVR, encoded by the coding sequence ATGGAAAAAACCTTTCAATACGTAGACTACCTCTGGGATGAAGAAAAAGCTGCTTCATATGGAGATGACCAGGTGGCACTATTTCTTTATCGATCTAATATTCTTGGAGCGGACTTAAGAATAACGAATTATGGCGGAGGAAATACGAGCTGCAAAACCATTGAAAAAGATCCGTTGACTAATGAAGATGTTGAGGTGATGTGGGTCAAAGGCTCTGGTGGAGATATAGGTACATTGACGAGAGAGGGTATAGCAGGTTTATACACTGAGAGATTGAGAAACCTTAAAAATGTTTACAAAGGTATTGAGGATGAAGACCGAATGGTAGGTCTTTTCAATCACTGTATCTATGATTTGAATAGTAAAGCCCCTTCAATAGATACTCCTTTACATGGGCTTTTACCCTTTAAACATATAGATCACCTTCACCCAGATGCTCTTATTGCTGTGGCTGCAGCTAAAGACAGTGAGAAAGTGACCAAAGAGATCTGGGGGGATACCATGGGCTGGGTACCCTGGCAGCGTCCTGGTTTTGACCTGGGACTTCAGCTGGAGAAGTGCCTGAAGGAAAACCCCGGTATTAAAGGAATCGTTCTTGGCAGCCACGGACTTTTCACATGGGGCGATACCTCCTACGAATGTTATGTGAATAGTTTGGAAGTTATTGAACAGGCTTCAGAATACATCGCAAAAAAAGTGAAAGAGAAGGGTGAAGTGTTTGGCGGTCAAAAGATAAAAAGCCTTTCTCCTGCAAAACGGAAGGATAAAGCGGCAGAATTAATGCCCATGTTGCGTGGTCTGGCTTCTTCTGAAAACCAAATGATCGGGCACTTTACCGATAGTGATACCGTATTGCAGTATATAAACAGCAATGACCTGGAGCGATTGGCGCCCATGGGCACTTCCTGTCCCGATCACTTCCTGCGCACCAAGATCCAGCCTTTGATACTGAAATTGGATGCTTCTGAAGATCTTTCAAATACCGAAGAGGTCTTGAAGAAACTGAATCCGGCTTTTGACCAATATCGCAAAGAATACAAGGAATACTACGAAAACTGCAAGCACGACAATAGTCCTGCTATGCGGGATCCTAATCCCGTAATCATTATTTATCCTGGCGTGGGAATGTTCAGCTTCGCTAAGAATAAACAAACAGCACGTGTCGCCAGTGAATTTTATGTGAATGCCATTAACGTGATGCGTGGCGCAGAGGCTATTAGTGAATACACGAGTCTTCCAAGGCAGGAAGCTTTCGATATAGAATACTGGCTGTTGGAGGAAGCTAAACTTCAGCGTATGCCTGCAGAAAAATTATTGTCCAGAAGAGTGGCGATCGTTACCGGAGCCGGTGGCGGTATAGGAAAAGCAATAGCAGATAAACTGGTGGCTGAAGGTGCCAATGTGGTGCTAACCGATGTGAATGAAGAGAATCTGAAGGAGGCAGTTGCTACTTACAAACGGGATCAGGTTGATGGAGTTATCTGTGATGTGACCAGGGAAGAATCAATCGTAGAGGCTTATAAAAAAGCTAATCTCGCCTTTGGGGGCGTGGATATGGTGATTCATTCCGCCGGCCTGGCAATTTCGAAACCTCTTGAAGAGACTACTCAAAAAGATTGGGATCTGCTTCAGGATGTTCTGGTAAAAGGTCAGTTTTTGATGGCTCAAAAAGGAGTCGAAATAATGAAAAAGCAAGGGCTTGGAGGTGATATTGTGAATATTGCCAGTAAAAATGGACTGGTGGCTGGACCAAATAATGTTGGTTACGGAACCGCCAAAGCTGCCCAGCAACACATGACCCGCCTTTTGGCTGCGGAACTGGGAGGAGATCACATCAGGGTGAACACCGTGAATCCTGATGGTGTGATCGTAGGCAGTAAGATTTGGGAAGGTGAATGGGCGGAAGGCCGTGCGAAAGCTTATGGAATTACGGTAGATGAGTTACCGGCACATTACGCCAAAAGAAACCTTTTAAATGAAATAATTTATCCTGATGATATTGCACAGGCCGTATTTTGCTTAACAGGGTGTCTAACCAAATCTACCGGAAATATCATTAATGTAGATGGTGGGATGGCAAATGCTTTTGTAAGATAA
- a CDS encoding GntR family transcriptional regulator — protein sequence MSQALHIKINETSRIPKYKQIVDSLVADIANGRIKVGEKIPSINELSENLLLSRDTVEKAYKLLKERKIIVSVKGKGFYTAKTDLISKVNVLFMVNKPSTYKMITYNAFVNGLGVNGHVDMFIYHCDESLFIKTMERNIGSYDYYVIMPHFRDENSCHVSYTPEVLRILTKIPDHKLIMLDNIKSGLTGNFGSVYQDFEEDIYNALTEGIEKIKKYDKIILVYPNRSANPYPRRILTGFRKFCVTNNLDFEVLDEIYEDMELQSKDIYVTIQERDLVNLVRQTRKKRLKLGKDIGIISYNDTPLKELLGISVISTDFKTMGESAAYMVLRNKKEKVKNVFNYIERNSV from the coding sequence ATGTCCCAGGCGCTCCATATAAAAATTAACGAAACCTCGAGAATTCCCAAGTACAAGCAGATCGTGGATTCCCTGGTCGCAGATATCGCCAATGGAAGAATTAAAGTAGGGGAAAAAATTCCTTCAATAAATGAATTGAGCGAAAATCTACTTTTGTCCCGTGATACTGTAGAAAAAGCTTATAAGCTTCTTAAAGAGCGCAAAATAATCGTTTCTGTAAAGGGAAAAGGTTTTTACACTGCCAAAACAGATCTTATTTCCAAGGTGAACGTTCTTTTTATGGTTAATAAACCTAGCACCTATAAAATGATCACCTATAATGCCTTTGTCAATGGACTGGGCGTTAATGGTCATGTAGATATGTTCATCTACCACTGTGATGAATCTCTTTTTATAAAAACAATGGAAAGGAACATAGGTTCTTATGATTACTATGTTATCATGCCACATTTCAGGGATGAGAATTCATGTCATGTGAGCTACACTCCTGAAGTACTCAGAATTCTTACAAAAATCCCCGACCATAAATTAATCATGCTTGACAATATTAAATCAGGACTGACCGGAAATTTTGGTTCCGTTTATCAGGATTTTGAAGAAGACATCTATAATGCCCTTACAGAGGGCATTGAAAAAATAAAGAAATACGATAAAATCATCCTGGTTTATCCAAACAGGTCGGCCAACCCATATCCTCGCCGAATTCTTACTGGCTTTAGGAAATTTTGCGTAACTAACAATCTCGATTTCGAAGTTCTCGACGAGATCTATGAAGATATGGAGTTACAAAGTAAGGATATCTATGTAACTATCCAGGAGCGTGACCTGGTGAACCTTGTGCGGCAAACCCGAAAAAAGAGGCTCAAGCTGGGAAAAGATATTGGTATTATCTCTTATAATGACACCCCTTTAAAGGAACTATTGGGTATTTCTGTGATCAGCACCGATTTCAAGACGATGGGAGAATCTGCAGCTTACATGGTTCTAAGAAACAAAAAGGAGAAGGTCAAGAATGTTTTTAACTATATTGAACGCAATTCTGTATAG
- a CDS encoding TIM barrel protein translates to MKIDKNKIADHNGQFRESFDRDFGFVAENLSRKGIDVEKVVMKVSEFQVAVPSWALGAGGTRFGRFSYGGEPASLEQKLNDIGVLNDLTRTAGAVSLHIPWDTPKDVKAIKEVAASHGISFDAMNSNTFQDQPEAEKSYKFGSLNNTDPAIRDFAVQHNIDVINIGKELGSKSLTVWLADGASFPGQLNFQNALQNTQKSLQGIYKHLPDDWRIFIEYKPYEPNFYSTTIQDWGTSFMLANACGEKAYTLVDLGHHLPNTNIEQIVATLMLKGKLGGFHFNDSKYGDDDLTVGSIKPYALFLIFNELVYGMENNPQNPNLAWMIDASHNIKDPLEDLLQSLEAILIAYAQALLIDQKELREAQEQNDVVKCQEILQEAYRTDVRPILMAARKKAGAALHPITAYRDFQVRKSLIKERGTKNMATGL, encoded by the coding sequence ATGAAAATCGATAAAAATAAAATTGCCGATCATAATGGGCAATTCAGAGAATCCTTTGACAGGGATTTTGGTTTTGTAGCTGAAAACCTCAGTCGTAAAGGAATTGATGTTGAAAAAGTTGTAATGAAGGTGAGCGAATTCCAGGTGGCGGTGCCAAGTTGGGCTTTAGGTGCCGGGGGCACACGTTTTGGTCGTTTTTCCTACGGCGGCGAACCTGCCTCTCTTGAGCAAAAGCTAAATGATATTGGAGTTTTAAATGACCTTACCCGTACTGCCGGGGCAGTTTCCCTTCACATTCCTTGGGATACCCCCAAAGATGTTAAGGCTATTAAAGAAGTGGCCGCAAGTCATGGAATTTCCTTTGACGCTATGAATTCCAATACCTTTCAGGATCAGCCTGAGGCAGAGAAAAGCTATAAGTTCGGCTCTCTTAATAATACTGATCCCGCAATACGAGACTTTGCCGTGCAGCACAATATAGATGTGATAAACATCGGCAAGGAATTAGGATCCAAAAGCCTTACGGTGTGGCTTGCTGACGGAGCTAGTTTTCCCGGGCAACTGAACTTCCAAAACGCTCTGCAGAATACCCAGAAAAGCCTTCAGGGTATTTATAAGCACCTGCCAGATGACTGGAGAATTTTTATTGAGTACAAGCCTTATGAGCCTAATTTTTACAGTACGACAATCCAGGATTGGGGAACTTCTTTCATGCTTGCGAATGCCTGTGGAGAAAAAGCCTACACGCTGGTAGATCTTGGGCATCACCTGCCTAATACAAATATTGAACAAATAGTGGCCACTCTTATGCTAAAAGGAAAGCTGGGCGGTTTCCACTTTAACGACAGCAAATATGGAGATGACGACTTAACAGTAGGTTCTATAAAACCTTATGCCCTTTTCCTGATCTTCAATGAGCTGGTATACGGAATGGAGAACAATCCGCAAAATCCCAATCTTGCCTGGATGATCGATGCCAGCCATAACATCAAGGATCCGCTGGAAGATCTTTTGCAGTCCCTCGAGGCTATTCTTATTGCTTACGCCCAGGCGCTGCTTATAGATCAAAAGGAGCTTAGGGAGGCACAGGAACAGAATGACGTGGTGAAATGTCAGGAAATTCTACAGGAAGCGTATCGAACCGATGTTCGTCCTATTCTTATGGCCGCACGCAAAAAAGCCGGGGCGGCACTTCACCCAATAACCGCATATCGCGATTTCCAGGTGCGAAAATCCCTGATAAAAGAAAGAGGTACAAAAAACATGGCAACCGGATTGTAA